One Jeotgalibaca porci genomic region harbors:
- a CDS encoding DNA-methyltransferase — protein MQLQKSKRNKTIDLTVEEGKHYLSRCMSVTEPQTLQAILNRTIIGDTFEVLPLLPLGKADLIIVDPPYNLTKSYHGKQFSKQKTTDYEEYTERWLSLLVLLLKPNGSLYVCCDWQSSLIIGPLLSKHLKVKNRITWQREKGRGSRSNWKNSMEDIWFCTKSDTYTFNVDDVKMRKKVWAPYTKGGKPKDWEQTKTGNFRDTYPSNFWNDITIPFWSMAENTAHPTQKPEKLIAKLVLASSNKGDIILDPFLGSGTTSVVAQKLGRNYIGIEQNERYATWTEKRLESALTDSSIQGYRQQIFWDRNVQETQKGKLT, from the coding sequence ATGCAATTGCAAAAATCAAAGAGGAATAAAACGATTGATTTAACTGTTGAAGAAGGGAAACATTATCTTTCTCGTTGTATGAGTGTCACTGAGCCACAGACACTTCAAGCTATTTTGAATCGCACCATTATTGGAGATACCTTTGAAGTTTTACCTTTACTCCCCCTAGGAAAAGCGGACTTAATTATTGTAGATCCTCCCTACAATCTAACCAAATCCTATCATGGCAAGCAATTTTCAAAACAAAAAACAACGGACTATGAGGAATATACTGAACGTTGGCTGTCTTTATTAGTGCTCTTATTGAAACCGAACGGTAGTCTGTATGTTTGTTGTGACTGGCAATCGAGCTTGATAATTGGACCGTTGTTATCAAAGCATCTCAAAGTAAAAAATCGGATAACATGGCAACGTGAAAAAGGCCGTGGATCGCGCTCCAATTGGAAGAATAGTATGGAAGATATTTGGTTTTGTACCAAGAGTGATACTTATACATTTAACGTTGATGATGTGAAGATGCGTAAAAAAGTGTGGGCGCCTTACACGAAAGGTGGTAAACCGAAAGATTGGGAACAAACGAAGACTGGTAATTTTCGGGACACATATCCATCAAATTTCTGGAATGATATTACAATTCCTTTTTGGTCTATGGCCGAAAATACCGCTCATCCTACTCAAAAGCCCGAAAAATTAATCGCAAAACTTGTCCTGGCCAGCTCCAATAAAGGGGACATTATTTTAGATCCATTCCTTGGTTCTGGGACGACCAGTGTCGTTGCCCAAAAATTAGGAAGGAACTATATTGGTATTGAACAAAATGAACGTTACGCCACTTGGACGGAAAAACGTTTGGAATCAGCTCTAACCGATTCATCCATTCAAGGTTACCGGCAACAAATATTTTGGGATCGGAACGTTCAAGAAACACAAAAAGGTAAATTAACATAG
- a CDS encoding ATP-binding cassette domain-containing protein: MLQVKKLTMHHMKDLKAIIKDLSFTVNPGDKVALIGEEGNGKSTLLKWINRDLSIDSYIQAEGTLVNHFSKTIYLPQALPADKHNLTLDAFFFGVEDALEIDYQLLYQTVTKMGFDPDRLTSSQLLRDLSGGEKVKIQLLKILAQNPDLLLLDEPSNDLDLQTVQWLEDFIKTSPLTILFISHDESLLKATATKVIQLELLRHKTIPVATVSSLSYEEYQNEKENKFEMQTRIASKQREEYQKQMARHQRIESSVHDAQKSVSRQEPGVARLLKKKMHTVKAMGKRFEREKDNFEDIPIKEDAILMKFSNTKELPDGKTIIHLDQTSVSFEGKTLVTHLSLHLKGKQKVGIIGQNGIGKSTWLKQLWEEMRDRKDIYTGYMPQNYLDILPAEETPLTFLNESGDWEEKTKVMTYLGSMRYTHEEMTHPIKALSGGQQAKLLLIKIDLTGQNVLLLDEPTRNFSPLSQRELRTLLRSFPGAILTVSHDRTFLREVCEVVYEMTATGLKEIQI, from the coding sequence ATGTTACAAGTAAAAAAACTGACGATGCACCATATGAAAGATTTGAAAGCAATCATCAAAGATTTGAGTTTTACCGTGAATCCCGGTGACAAAGTAGCCCTGATTGGCGAAGAAGGCAATGGGAAATCGACTTTGTTAAAGTGGATTAATCGCGATCTAAGTATTGATAGTTATATTCAAGCAGAAGGCACGCTTGTTAATCACTTCAGTAAGACCATTTACCTGCCACAAGCCTTGCCCGCTGACAAACATAATCTGACTTTGGATGCGTTCTTCTTTGGAGTTGAAGATGCTCTGGAAATAGATTATCAACTTTTGTATCAAACGGTCACAAAAATGGGGTTTGATCCCGATCGTTTGACCAGTTCTCAGTTATTGCGCGACTTATCAGGCGGAGAGAAAGTAAAGATTCAGCTGTTGAAAATTCTGGCTCAGAATCCCGATTTACTGTTATTGGATGAGCCTTCCAATGATTTAGATTTACAAACAGTTCAATGGTTGGAAGACTTTATCAAAACGAGCCCGCTTACGATTCTGTTTATTTCTCATGATGAATCGTTGCTGAAAGCGACCGCAACGAAAGTCATTCAGTTGGAACTGTTGCGTCATAAGACGATTCCCGTTGCGACGGTTTCAAGTTTATCTTACGAAGAATATCAGAATGAGAAAGAAAATAAATTTGAAATGCAAACTCGGATTGCGAGTAAACAGAGAGAAGAGTATCAAAAACAAATGGCTCGCCATCAACGGATAGAAAGTAGTGTGCACGATGCGCAAAAGAGCGTCTCACGTCAAGAACCGGGTGTTGCCCGTTTATTGAAGAAGAAGATGCATACCGTGAAAGCAATGGGCAAACGCTTTGAACGCGAAAAGGATAACTTCGAAGATATACCCATTAAAGAAGATGCAATTCTAATGAAATTCAGTAATACCAAAGAATTACCTGATGGAAAAACAATTATTCATTTGGACCAGACTTCTGTTTCGTTTGAAGGGAAAACATTGGTCACGCATTTAAGTTTGCACCTGAAAGGGAAGCAGAAAGTCGGCATCATTGGACAAAATGGAATTGGAAAAAGTACCTGGTTGAAACAATTATGGGAAGAAATGCGAGACAGAAAAGATATTTATACCGGCTATATGCCCCAGAACTACTTGGATATTTTACCAGCGGAAGAGACGCCACTGACATTTCTAAATGAATCAGGCGATTGGGAAGAGAAAACAAAAGTGATGACGTATCTCGGAAGTATGCGGTACACGCATGAAGAAATGACGCATCCAATTAAGGCGTTGTCAGGCGGGCAGCAGGCTAAATTACTTCTGATAAAGATTGATTTAACAGGTCAGAATGTTCTGCTTCTGGATGAGCCGACTCGTAACTTCTCACCCCTGTCGCAACGTGAACTGCGAACACTGCTGCGTTCATTTCCAGGTGCTATTTTGACGGTTTCACATGATCGGACATTCTTAAGAGAAGTATGCGAGGTGGTCTATGAAATGACCGCAACTGGATTAAAAGAAATACAGATATAA
- a CDS encoding YdcP family protein, with translation MRLAEGIVIEKDQTFGTLKFSALRREVRIQNEDGSVSEEIKERTYDLKSKGQGRMIQVSIPASVPLKEFDYNAEVELINPVADTVATATFRGADVDWYVKADDLVLKGQTKPHQKYKKEASESEK, from the coding sequence ATGAGATTAGCAGAAGGTATTGTGATTGAAAAAGACCAGACATTTGGCACATTGAAATTTTCCGCTTTACGTCGTGAGGTTCGTATTCAAAATGAAGATGGTTCGGTTTCCGAAGAAATTAAAGAACGTACCTATGACTTAAAATCAAAAGGACAAGGACGCATGATACAAGTCAGTATCCCCGCTTCTGTTCCTTTGAAAGAATTTGACTACAACGCAGAAGTGGAATTAATCAATCCTGTGGCAGATACCGTAGCGACGGCTACTTTTCGAGGGGCAGACGTTGATTGGTACGTGAAAGCAGACGATCTTGTATTAAAAGGACAGACAAAACCTCATCAGAAATATAAAAAAGAAGCGTCCGAAAGTGAAAAATAG
- a CDS encoding metallophosphoesterase, which yields MWKKILITIVLLIGYIYWGTNALEVNYFTLVDEEIPSEFSGMKIAHVSDLHNKDFGSAMIDKVAVEEPDLIAVTGDLIDSNFPDTAIALEAIEGLRAIAPVYYVTGNHEASRFDLFSELAVQMEAAGVMMMDNRTLTLEKNGQSIHLIGLEDPNFINSALSFEEKYEQMHNKLTELSDPDSFQILLSHRPEEMASYVDENINLVLSGHAHGGQIRLPFIGALVAPGQGFFPKYSIGSYVENETTMIVSRGLGNSGIPFRFMNRPEIIMITLETKE from the coding sequence TTGTGGAAGAAAATACTGATTACGATTGTGCTCCTGATAGGCTATATTTACTGGGGAACGAATGCATTGGAAGTGAATTATTTTACGCTTGTAGATGAAGAGATACCTTCTGAATTCTCGGGAATGAAAATAGCCCATGTTTCAGATTTGCATAACAAGGATTTCGGTAGCGCCATGATTGATAAAGTTGCTGTGGAAGAACCAGACCTGATTGCGGTGACTGGAGATTTGATTGATAGTAACTTTCCGGATACGGCCATTGCTTTGGAAGCCATTGAGGGTTTACGCGCAATTGCACCTGTCTATTATGTGACTGGCAATCATGAAGCAAGCCGCTTTGATTTATTCAGCGAGCTAGCCGTTCAAATGGAAGCCGCTGGTGTTATGATGATGGATAATCGTACGTTAACCTTAGAAAAGAATGGGCAATCTATCCATCTGATAGGTCTGGAAGATCCTAATTTCATTAATTCTGCTCTTTCATTCGAAGAAAAGTATGAACAGATGCATAATAAATTGACCGAGTTAAGTGATCCGGATAGTTTCCAGATTCTACTGTCGCATCGTCCGGAAGAGATGGCCAGTTACGTGGATGAAAATATTAATTTAGTTCTGAGCGGTCATGCACACGGCGGCCAAATTCGCTTGCCATTTATTGGTGCATTGGTCGCACCAGGGCAAGGTTTCTTCCCTAAGTATTCGATAGGGTCCTATGTTGAGAATGAAACGACAATGATTGTCAGTCGCGGACTTGGAAATAGTGGCATCCCGTTTCGATTTATGAATCGTCCAGAAATAATAATGATTACGTTAGAAACAAAAGAGTAA
- a CDS encoding cold-shock protein, producing the protein MNNGTVKWFNAEKGFGFIECEGSDDVFVHFSAIQSEGFKSLDEGQAVTFEVEQGNRGPQAVNVHKA; encoded by the coding sequence ATGAATAACGGTACAGTAAAATGGTTTAACGCAGAAAAAGGCTTTGGTTTTATCGAATGTGAAGGTTCTGACGATGTATTCGTACACTTCTCAGCAATCCAATCTGAAGGTTTCAAATCTTTAGACGAAGGACAAGCAGTTACTTTTGAAGTAGAACAAGGTAACCGTGGACCACAAGCAGTTAACGTTCATAAAGCTTAA
- a CDS encoding Mom family adenine methylcarbamoylation protein, with product MTNTPLILKEIPKDEAISFIRQYHYSKILPRLCKYFLGIFSEEKLLGVVELGWGTQPLQTIRKLFPDSSLQTTDYLEIGKMCFLPEMNQTNYFGSQALSALIKWLKEHTDCHFLYTLADGIEGKCGYVYQASNFFYCGYFKTSVYRDKQSWEKIHPRSARLLLEENARFEQVEKKHWLSQAFCEYKGIEKINGRMFRYLYPLTKEAKKLLGHTLYRRHYYPKEKDLRFEKRIAYRKYEAISQPTFDKQARIYNTQLF from the coding sequence ATGACAAACACACCATTGATTTTGAAAGAAATTCCGAAAGATGAAGCCATTTCTTTTATTCGGCAATACCATTATTCAAAGATACTCCCTAGATTGTGTAAATACTTTCTAGGGATTTTTTCAGAAGAAAAATTATTAGGCGTTGTGGAATTAGGCTGGGGTACGCAACCCCTACAAACCATACGCAAACTCTTTCCCGACAGTTCCCTTCAAACCACAGATTATTTAGAAATTGGAAAGATGTGTTTTCTTCCAGAAATGAATCAAACCAATTATTTTGGCAGTCAAGCTCTTTCAGCTCTAATTAAGTGGTTGAAAGAACATACGGACTGTCATTTTTTATATACATTGGCAGATGGAATTGAGGGAAAATGTGGCTATGTCTATCAAGCGTCCAACTTCTTTTACTGCGGGTATTTCAAGACAAGTGTCTATCGTGATAAACAGTCATGGGAAAAGATACACCCTCGAAGTGCTCGCCTTTTATTAGAGGAAAATGCTCGTTTTGAACAGGTAGAGAAAAAGCATTGGCTTTCCCAGGCATTTTGCGAATACAAAGGGATTGAGAAAATCAATGGACGCATGTTTCGCTATCTCTATCCGTTGACAAAAGAAGCGAAAAAACTGTTAGGACACACGCTCTATCGACGTCATTATTATCCGAAAGAAAAAGATTTACGCTTTGAAAAGCGAATCGCTTATCGGAAATATGAAGCCATTTCTCAACCAACTTTTGATAAACAGGCTCGTATCTACAATACACAATTATTTTGA
- the recQ gene encoding DNA helicase RecQ → MKTIDTILKEYYGYDTFRPGQKELIQSLMNGQDVLGIMPTGGGKSLCYQIPAICQEGTGIVISPLISLMKDQVDALQTMGVKAGYINSQLDPATYRETMDKALFGYYDLLYIAPERIASEHFLNTLGHMNINIVAVDEAHCISQWGQDFRPSYQTIPQLRDVVSAGVPFAAFTATATTLVKNDITEQLRLQSPHEFVASFDRPNLYFSVISSKQKSKDVFRYIGKEGATIIYCNTRKNVESVYNNLVKKGLPATYYHAGIPTQERNKNQDNFIYDRKPIIVATNAFGMGIDKSNVRKVIHYNMPLDMESYYQEAGRAGRDGAPAEAVLLYSGQDIITNTFLIEQGNQPHAKDKLNRMISYCKTGKCLRTYILNYFDETPNWTRCEHCSNCDGQTETMDVTVECQKILSCIYRMDQRFGTGMVTDVLRGKNNERIRQFRFEQLSTYGIMAKYTDSTIKDIISLMLSEGYLTLSGDKYPILNFTQKSNALLQAEDTLIMTRKIVEEVPHTIAEAVDYDESLFEELRKLRLEIAQEIGKPPFVVFTDKSLIDMANKLPTTDHEFLDIHGVGQSKLVNYGETFMAIIKEYKESK, encoded by the coding sequence ATGAAAACAATAGATACAATACTAAAAGAATATTATGGTTATGACACTTTTCGACCTGGTCAAAAAGAGTTGATTCAATCGTTGATGAATGGGCAAGATGTTTTAGGTATTATGCCGACAGGGGGCGGAAAATCCCTTTGCTACCAAATTCCGGCGATTTGTCAGGAAGGGACCGGGATTGTGATTTCTCCTTTAATCTCCTTGATGAAAGATCAGGTTGATGCGTTGCAGACAATGGGAGTAAAAGCAGGCTATATCAATAGCCAATTAGACCCGGCAACTTACAGAGAGACAATGGATAAGGCATTATTCGGTTACTATGACTTGTTGTACATAGCACCGGAACGCATTGCCAGCGAACATTTCTTAAATACGCTCGGACATATGAATATAAATATTGTTGCCGTGGATGAGGCCCACTGTATTTCGCAATGGGGACAAGATTTCCGTCCGAGTTACCAAACAATTCCCCAATTACGCGATGTTGTGAGTGCTGGGGTACCGTTTGCCGCCTTTACAGCGACAGCTACAACACTTGTTAAAAATGATATTACTGAACAGTTGCGCTTACAAAGTCCGCATGAGTTTGTAGCCAGTTTTGACCGTCCGAATCTATATTTCTCAGTTATTTCTTCGAAACAAAAGAGTAAAGATGTCTTCCGTTACATAGGAAAAGAAGGCGCGACGATTATTTACTGTAATACGCGCAAAAACGTAGAATCTGTGTACAATAACCTGGTTAAAAAAGGTTTACCGGCAACGTATTATCATGCGGGTATTCCGACTCAGGAAAGAAATAAAAATCAGGACAATTTCATTTATGATCGCAAACCAATTATTGTGGCTACGAATGCATTTGGAATGGGAATTGATAAGTCGAACGTTAGAAAAGTTATTCACTACAACATGCCTTTGGATATGGAAAGTTATTATCAAGAAGCAGGGCGTGCTGGAAGAGACGGGGCACCTGCTGAAGCAGTCCTATTGTATTCGGGTCAAGATATTATTACGAATACCTTCCTAATTGAACAAGGAAATCAACCACATGCCAAAGACAAATTGAACCGCATGATTTCTTATTGTAAAACGGGGAAATGTTTGCGGACATATATCTTAAATTATTTTGACGAGACACCGAATTGGACAAGATGCGAGCATTGTTCCAACTGTGATGGCCAGACCGAAACAATGGATGTAACGGTAGAATGCCAAAAGATTTTGTCGTGCATTTACCGCATGGACCAACGCTTTGGTACGGGTATGGTAACAGATGTGTTGCGTGGGAAAAACAATGAACGGATTAGACAATTTCGTTTTGAGCAGTTATCTACTTATGGTATTATGGCAAAATATACAGATAGCACCATTAAAGATATCATTTCTTTGATGCTCAGCGAAGGGTACTTAACTTTGTCGGGAGACAAGTATCCAATTTTGAATTTTACCCAAAAAAGCAATGCTTTACTGCAGGCTGAAGATACGTTAATTATGACCCGTAAGATTGTAGAAGAAGTACCGCACACGATTGCTGAAGCCGTTGATTACGACGAAAGCTTGTTTGAAGAGCTGCGGAAGCTACGTTTGGAAATTGCCCAAGAAATTGGCAAGCCCCCATTCGTTGTCTTTACAGATAAAAGTCTCATTGATATGGCAAATAAACTGCCAACAACAGACCATGAATTCCTGGATATTCATGGTGTGGGCCAAAGTAAGCTGGTTAACTATGGCGAAACGTTTATGGCTATCATCAAAGAGTATAAGGAGTCAAAATAG
- a CDS encoding dicarboxylate/amino acid:cation symporter, with the protein MEKKKLGLVPKLIMGIIIGIVLGSFASESIISIFVTFSSFVSAFISFIIPLMIIAFVTAGIGELRSGAGKLLGLTLGLAYGFTLISGTFSYVVSRLVFPTFIDQATTSAIMDGNVQSVAPLFTIPLLPLLDVTSALVFAFIMGLGISALRGNEKTAEIGAMMGDFFNGFQFIIQMVLEKAVIPLLPYYIASTFSLMSFTGEVWRVLAIFWRVYLIIFAMHFLILVFQFGVAGAIAKKNPLPYLKNQFPAWLTAAGTQSSATTIPVNVEVAKKNGVSKSIREFVVPLCATIHLSGSMISLTAFSTAILMMNNMEVSFGLLAPFIMILGISMVAAPGAPGGAVMSALPFLPLIGIVSDGPLASLMIALYLTQDSFGTACNVSGDNAVALIVDKVKGRFGIAEELEDSNEIFDEIVPANEI; encoded by the coding sequence ATGGAAAAGAAGAAACTCGGCTTAGTCCCTAAATTGATTATGGGTATTATTATAGGTATTGTATTAGGGTCCTTTGCATCCGAGTCCATCATCAGTATTTTTGTTACCTTTAGCTCTTTTGTATCAGCATTTATTTCCTTTATTATCCCTTTGATGATTATTGCTTTTGTGACAGCTGGTATTGGAGAACTGAGGTCAGGTGCCGGAAAGTTATTGGGATTAACGTTAGGTTTAGCGTATGGTTTTACTTTGATCTCAGGAACTTTCTCTTACGTTGTTTCTCGCTTGGTTTTTCCGACTTTTATTGACCAAGCAACGACGTCAGCTATTATGGATGGTAACGTGCAGTCGGTGGCGCCACTTTTCACAATTCCACTACTCCCTTTATTGGATGTGACGTCTGCCTTAGTTTTTGCCTTTATTATGGGTCTGGGAATTTCAGCCTTACGTGGGAATGAGAAGACAGCAGAAATTGGTGCGATGATGGGCGATTTTTTTAACGGCTTCCAGTTTATTATTCAGATGGTTCTGGAAAAAGCAGTTATTCCTTTATTGCCTTACTACATCGCCTCAACGTTCTCGCTGATGAGTTTTACGGGTGAAGTATGGCGCGTATTAGCTATTTTCTGGCGTGTGTATTTAATCATTTTTGCGATGCATTTCCTCATTTTGGTTTTCCAATTTGGTGTAGCTGGTGCTATCGCAAAAAAAAATCCGCTTCCCTATTTGAAGAATCAATTCCCAGCTTGGCTCACTGCAGCGGGGACACAGTCATCTGCAACTACCATCCCGGTTAACGTGGAAGTGGCGAAGAAAAACGGTGTATCGAAAAGTATTCGTGAGTTCGTTGTTCCCTTGTGTGCAACGATTCATCTCTCAGGAAGTATGATTTCTTTAACTGCATTTTCAACTGCCATCTTAATGATGAACAATATGGAAGTCAGTTTTGGCTTACTTGCACCATTTATCATGATTCTTGGAATCAGTATGGTCGCTGCCCCTGGAGCACCAGGTGGAGCAGTAATGAGTGCTCTTCCATTCTTGCCCCTTATTGGTATCGTTTCTGACGGTCCATTGGCGAGTCTCATGATTGCTCTTTACCTGACACAAGATAGTTTTGGAACGGCATGTAACGTTTCTGGTGATAACGCAGTGGCTCTGATTGTTGATAAAGTAAAAGGGCGCTTCGGTATCGCTGAAGAACTTGAAGATAGTAACGAAATTTTTGATGAAATTGTACCTGCAAACGAAATTTAG
- a CDS encoding 2-hydroxyacid dehydrogenase: MIIKLLEPLRVPKDMIEELAQPIKDMGHEFVYYEEKTTDTNELIKRSEDADIVMIANNPYPAEVIEASENLKFINIAFTGVDHVNAEAANKKDIKIANAAGYSNQSVPELAIGLTLDVYRGISSGNTEVRSKDFSGPFQGREIKGKTVGIVGTGQLGTRTAELFKAFGANLIGYNRSENEEAKALGMTYHDLETVMSESDIISVHLPLTEDTRGIISKEMLSKMKESAIIINTARGPVIDSDALADALNADEISGAGLDVFDMEPPIPADYPLLAAKNTVLTPHVGFLTDESMVLRAEIVFENTLAYLKGKPQNLVN; encoded by the coding sequence ATGATTATTAAATTACTGGAACCTTTACGTGTTCCAAAAGATATGATAGAGGAATTAGCACAACCGATTAAAGATATGGGGCACGAATTTGTTTATTATGAGGAAAAAACGACAGATACGAATGAGTTGATTAAACGCAGTGAAGATGCAGATATTGTCATGATTGCCAATAATCCGTATCCGGCGGAAGTTATTGAAGCAAGCGAAAATCTGAAGTTCATTAACATTGCTTTTACTGGTGTAGACCATGTGAACGCGGAAGCAGCCAATAAAAAAGATATTAAGATCGCAAATGCGGCTGGTTATTCGAATCAATCGGTTCCTGAATTAGCAATCGGGCTGACGTTGGACGTTTATCGCGGCATCAGTTCCGGAAATACCGAAGTACGCAGCAAAGATTTCTCGGGACCATTCCAAGGCCGTGAAATAAAAGGGAAAACAGTTGGTATTGTTGGAACAGGGCAATTAGGGACCCGTACAGCTGAATTGTTCAAAGCATTCGGTGCAAACCTAATTGGGTACAACCGCAGCGAGAATGAAGAAGCAAAAGCACTCGGAATGACATATCATGATTTGGAAACAGTCATGTCAGAAAGTGATATTATTTCTGTTCACTTACCATTAACAGAAGACACGCGCGGTATTATTTCGAAAGAAATGCTTTCAAAAATGAAGGAAAGTGCGATTATTATTAACACGGCGCGGGGACCAGTTATTGATTCGGATGCATTGGCCGACGCTTTGAACGCAGATGAAATTTCTGGGGCAGGTCTGGATGTTTTTGATATGGAACCACCGATTCCAGCAGACTATCCATTATTAGCTGCTAAGAACACTGTATTGACACCTCATGTTGGTTTCTTGACAGATGAGTCAATGGTGCTGCGTGCTGAAATCGTATTCGAAAACACACTGGCATACTTAAAAGGTAAACCACAAAATCTTGTGAATTAG
- a CDS encoding NAD-dependent epimerase/dehydratase family protein produces MKKILVLGGTNFFGKKAVQLLLDKGYEVTVATRGNNPIPFEDKVQHIVLDASDSLHAGWQAVQAQQWDAVFDNICYNAEDAHIRIEKLGQQLKHYYFTSSLATYMGDKDGYVEADFNPLTYEINPHKTVDYGEGKRQAEQVLFTQAPFQVTAFRFPIVLDNDDYTKRLHSYVDKALKHETIQFNNPDAKINFVKGSSAANAIVWAIENEQAGSFNISSHDAITRQTFIEWLEEMTGQTIKVDYTDETITGSPFNTRHHWYLNSDKIAEAGFQLDNLASWLKPLMKDLVDGMRAQ; encoded by the coding sequence ATGAAAAAAATACTTGTGTTAGGCGGAACGAATTTCTTTGGCAAGAAAGCAGTTCAATTATTATTAGACAAAGGTTATGAGGTGACTGTCGCGACGCGAGGAAATAATCCAATTCCATTTGAAGATAAAGTGCAACATATCGTGTTAGATGCGAGTGATTCTTTACATGCAGGCTGGCAAGCGGTTCAAGCCCAACAGTGGGATGCGGTGTTTGATAATATTTGTTACAACGCCGAAGATGCTCATATCCGCATTGAAAAATTGGGTCAACAATTAAAGCACTATTATTTCACGTCATCACTCGCAACTTATATGGGGGATAAAGATGGTTATGTAGAAGCGGATTTCAATCCATTAACTTACGAAATTAATCCGCATAAAACTGTTGATTACGGTGAAGGCAAACGCCAAGCTGAACAAGTTTTGTTCACTCAAGCACCTTTCCAAGTGACAGCTTTTCGTTTCCCGATTGTGCTAGATAACGATGATTATACGAAACGTCTGCATTCGTATGTTGATAAAGCACTGAAACACGAAACCATTCAGTTCAACAATCCAGATGCCAAAATAAACTTTGTTAAAGGAAGCAGTGCAGCCAATGCGATTGTTTGGGCAATTGAGAACGAACAAGCAGGTAGCTTTAATATTAGTTCACATGACGCAATCACTCGTCAAACATTTATCGAATGGCTCGAAGAAATGACGGGTCAAACAATCAAGGTTGACTATACGGATGAAACCATCACGGGCTCACCGTTTAACACACGTCATCACTGGTACCTGAACTCTGATAAAATCGCTGAAGCTGGTTTCCAATTAGATAACTTAGCTTCCTGGTTAAAACCATTGATGAAAGATCTGGTCGATGGGATGCGCGCTCAATAA
- a CDS encoding YdcP family protein, producing MELKYVIPNMEKTFGQLEYAGEGNIEQRRVNGRPTILSRSYNLYSTIQRADDIVVILPSEAGEKHFESDEKVRLINPRITAEGYKIGNRGFTNYIMHADDMVKA from the coding sequence ATGGAATTAAAATATGTCATTCCCAATATGGAAAAAACATTTGGTCAATTAGAATATGCTGGTGAAGGGAATATTGAACAACGTCGAGTCAATGGCAGACCAACTATTCTCTCTCGTAGCTACAATTTATACTCAACGATTCAACGAGCAGATGATATTGTTGTCATTCTTCCCTCCGAAGCTGGCGAGAAACATTTTGAATCCGACGAAAAAGTCAGACTCATCAACCCACGTATTACCGCAGAAGGTTATAAAATTGGCAATAGAGGATTTACCAATTACATTATGCACGCAGACGATATGGTGAAAGCTTAA